The genomic window AATTATTATATAAAAAAAGACATTCGCATACGTATTGCCATAGCCACGAGCATACGCATAGCAATGGGGTTACACATACGCACATGCATGCTCATACCTATTATCACTCACATCCAATTGCCTCTTTTAAGCATGTCCATTTTGACGGATCGACAAACTACAAAACAGCTTTTGGTGTTGGACTAATTCATGGTCTGGCAGGAAGCGGATCTTTGGTTATTTTAGTCATTTCGCAAATGAAAACACCATTGGAAGGATTACTATATATCCTAATTTTTGGAATTGGTTCTATAATAGGAATGTTTATCGCCTCGGGACTATTTAGTATTCCGTTTACCAAAAGCGTTCTCAAATCTCAAAAATTACAACATGCATTAATTATAATTTCTTCGGTAATTTGCATCATCTTCGGATTCAAGATTGTTTATACCAATTTATTTTAAAAACTAAAGCAGTCTCCATAATTTTATGTCTTAATTTACACCCACTTTTTTGCTTTTCGGCTTGCACATTTTATTGAAGTAAAATATCAGGATAAGCTAAATTTGATTCCATAAGGTAAACTACTGTTTTTAAAAGGAAAAAAAAACTGTTTTTTTCATTATTCATTATAATTCTAATTAACATATAAGAATAGCTTAATGATATCTTAAGGCTATTATTTAAGACTCATTTGATGTGATAAATATCTTTGTCACATGAAAAAAATGATCCAAAACGCCGCCTTTATTATTATCTTCCTTCTTGCAAATCAATTTTCATTTGGTCAAAAAACAAATGCTATAACAGGAACTGTATCTGATGGAAAAGCTCCCATTGAATTTGTTGATGTTATTTTAAAAAACATAGCCGATTCAACAAAAACGGCTAATTATGCCACAACAGATGTTTCAGGAAATTTTTCTTTAGAAAATGTTCCTTCAGGAGATTATCATCTTCAATTTAAATTAATTGGTTTTAAAACCATTTTTCAAAAAGTAAAAGTTTCTGAAAATCCAATTTCCTTAGGAACAATCAAATTGCAAAACGACAATAATTTACTCAATGATGTTGTTGTAAAATCACAGAAAAAACAGATTCAGAAAACAAACGAAGGCTTTATTTTTAATGCTGTTTCGAATATTTCACAAACAGGCGGAACCGCTACAGATATGCTAAAAAGTATTCCAACTGTTGCCGTTGATGCTGAAGGCGGCATTACCTTGAGAGGAAAATCTCCTATGATCTTGATAAACGGAAAAAATTCTGCCATTACCAACATGGATCAGATTACCGCGAGCAGCATCGAAAGCATCGAAATAATTAGTAATCCAACGGCTAAATATGATGCAAATGCCGAAAGCGGCATTATTAATATAAAGCTTAAAAAGAACAATCTAAGCGGTACAAATGGTGCTGTAGCTTTAGGCGCAGGTTTTGGAGCAAAAGGGAGAGTCAATAGTTCCCTTCTATTTAACCATAAAACAGAAAAATGGAATTTTGGTTTAGGATATGACAATCGTTTTGCCGGAAGAACAAAGAAAATAAATGCTGACCGAACAAATTATTTTATTGATGACGAACATTACATTCATCAAAATAGAAATGATGAAAGAACCGAAGGCCTTCAGAATTTGAAATTAAATATTGATTTTTCTCCTAATGAAAAAAACAGCTTTTCTTTTGAAGCATTAGGAAATATCGAAACTCAAGACAATGATGAAACTTTATACACGCAAGTAAATACAAGCGCTAATGCATTTTTCTCTAACAACAGAAGACATTCTTTAGAACTGGAACGTTCAAGAGTTGGTGAGCTAGCTTTTACTTATGATCGAAAATTTGATGATGACCGAAAAAGTTTAAATACCTCAATTACTTCTTCTTTCGGAAAACACAGAGAAAACACTGATATTGATACTTATAATTATGATCAATACCAGCAACAGATTGGTGACGCGCAATTACAGCGAACGCACAATTATGAAAACCAAAATATTTCTAATGCAATTGTTAATTATACTTTTCCAATTTCAGAAAAATCGATTATAGAAACGGGTTACAAAGGGACTTTCAGGTTTTTTAATTCAGATTTTGAAAGTGCTGATATGGTTAATGGTGATTATGTTGTAAATCCGTTAGCGACCAATACTTTTGAATTTAACGAACAGATAAATGCCGTTTATGGTCTAATGAATTCTTATATTGGCGATAGCGAAACCCCAAAATGGAAATACAATTTAGGTTTGCGAGC from Flavobacterium sp. KACC 22763 includes these protein-coding regions:
- a CDS encoding TonB-dependent receptor domain-containing protein; this translates as MKKMIQNAAFIIIFLLANQFSFGQKTNAITGTVSDGKAPIEFVDVILKNIADSTKTANYATTDVSGNFSLENVPSGDYHLQFKLIGFKTIFQKVKVSENPISLGTIKLQNDNNLLNDVVVKSQKKQIQKTNEGFIFNAVSNISQTGGTATDMLKSIPTVAVDAEGGITLRGKSPMILINGKNSAITNMDQITASSIESIEIISNPTAKYDANAESGIINIKLKKNNLSGTNGAVALGAGFGAKGRVNSSLLFNHKTEKWNFGLGYDNRFAGRTKKINADRTNYFIDDEHYIHQNRNDERTEGLQNLKLNIDFSPNEKNSFSFEALGNIETQDNDETLYTQVNTSANAFFSNNRRHSLELERSRVGELAFTYDRKFDDDRKSLNTSITSSFGKHRENTDIDTYNYDQYQQQIGDAQLQRTHNYENQNISNAIVNYTFPISEKSIIETGYKGTFRFFNSDFESADMVNGDYVVNPLATNTFEFNEQINAVYGLMNSYIGDSETPKWKYNLGLRAENVSNTGATQNNSDRFSNNYLKLFPSASLQLNLKSDEFIKLGYSKRINRPDLDDLNPFIDITDALNPHGGNPYLKPEIIHIAEISYNKNWENYSFSTNAFYRNATDAIRQYAQLLDNGVVLLQPQNIGSTVTYGLETIFTLKPVGFYDANISLTAFQQNINADNLPQAQDIVSSAFSWYGKVINNFVPWKGGKLQIIGNYNSAVATPQGKRIPIYNVDMGFQQKLGKGNARLGLVVTDMFNTLESGYKNNTLLFSNHRTNKSDTRALMLTFAYTFRSDFKEKLLENQFSTE
- a CDS encoding urease accessory protein UreH domain-containing protein; protein product: MIGLLITIYAGLEHAFEADHLLAVNNLVTNRVKIKDALKDGMFWGIGHTATIFIVGVIMIGFKISINENIFSYLEAVVGLMLITLGVIRLFKLLYKKRHSHTYCHSHEHTHSNGVTHTHMHAHTYYHSHPIASFKHVHFDGSTNYKTAFGVGLIHGLAGSGSLVILVISQMKTPLEGLLYILIFGIGSIIGMFIASGLFSIPFTKSVLKSQKLQHALIIISSVICIIFGFKIVYTNLF